In Leclercia sp. LSNIH1, the genomic stretch GTTGGCTGCGCCGTCGTTGGTGGTGGTTGTTGTCAGTGATTTTGCGCGATACTAAACGGTGATTCCTGATGACTCCCTCATCTTGGAACTGACCAACGAAGACGGGGCCATCATTAGCCCCGTTGCATTGCTTATGAATGCCTACCGCAGCGCCTCAAGCCACGCCAGCAACTGGCGCAACTGTTGCCCGGTCATCGCCGGGATTTTAACCGCCTGACCGGCTTCGATGTTGCTCAGCGTCACGTAACTAAATGAATAGATAGAATTTTCATAACGGCAAAGCGTCTTGCCGTTGGCTGTCTCCTCTTGTTCAGTGAGTTGCATCGTGATCCGTCCGGCGTGTGCTGGCTGACATGCCAGCAGGGCCAAAACTGTTAACACTGATGTTGTGCATTTTTTCATCATTACCATTCCTCCCCGAGAGAATATTCTCCCGCTAATGTGTCAGCCGTCTCCTGCGTGAACCCGATGTAAAACAGGGTCGAAGCCGGGTTGGCCTGGCCCAACAACTTTGTGATGTGCTCCAGCGGTGCGCCGTTCTCAAAGAGAATGCGGCCTTTGCTCTTGCGTGGAGTATGACTTCCCACATCCTGGAAACCTGCACGGCGTCCGCACTTGCCGTACTCCGTCAGCACTGCGTTGTGTGAAACTGGCTTACCCTTCGATCTCAGATCAGAAAGGCTGAATATGTAGTCACCGAATTTTGGGCGGTCTGCTGCTTCTTCCCGGCGAGCTTGGACTATGGAGCGCATAGCCGGGGTAATGGCGACCTTATGAATTTTCCCCGTCTTCTCCTGCTTTATAGAAAGATGCGTCTTACCCTCCGCGAACTGATCCCACGTCAATTTGACGGCGTCACCGAACCGAAGAGCGCTTTCAAATTGCATCGCCCAGAGGCAGCGAAACAGGTTCGTCTTTTTGTTCTTTGCTAACTCCGCGCTGACTGCTTTCACTTCGTCGGCGGTTTTCAACGCGACCATTGCGTTACCCATATTCTCCCCTTGCCGCCGTGCGGCTCTGAATCTTTCAAGGGATGTATTTTTGATCAAAAACAGTAACATGGAAAGTGCTTTAATTTAATAATCGCACGAAATGATCAAAAAATGGGCGCAGGTTGTACACAAGGAATGTTCATGCAAACACCTACCCGCCCGCCGGGGAGAATCACCAATATGAGGTCATGCCGTAAGCTGGCTGGGAAATATCACGCCCCCTCGCGGGGCGCTGGTCAAAGTGGCCCGTCTTTTGTGTGTCTCGTTCACGAAAATATCC encodes the following:
- a CDS encoding tyrosine-type recombinase/integrase, whose translation is MGNAMVALKTADEVKAVSAELAKNKKTNLFRCLWAMQFESALRFGDAVKLTWDQFAEGKTHLSIKQEKTGKIHKVAITPAMRSIVQARREEAADRPKFGDYIFSLSDLRSKGKPVSHNAVLTEYGKCGRRAGFQDVGSHTPRKSKGRILFENGAPLEHITKLLGQANPASTLFYIGFTQETADTLAGEYSLGEEW